In Acipenser ruthenus chromosome 15, fAciRut3.2 maternal haplotype, whole genome shotgun sequence, a genomic segment contains:
- the LOC117421851 gene encoding mis18-binding protein 1-like isoform X1 has product MLDQKDLRNLISLSNSFINSNMLITPSKINQRAAALPYKSIPLSKIPPGAETPVKELLRMVVREEEKASPGKFWKPNWAFRKAPPNGGVKHKLHSTVLDGSLSSKECGVSSPELSSIGAEDNLTLLHGNNYGTNHQNIIGQKKKVLSVVGSSRPHESPAKVFERLKRQMEERAQGVHSTPGKAEQQGPRWTPRKQGGPQESPGKPGVCHTPGKVGRPGLHQPPATTVDIRRYPKDMLQTTVLRSLPHCNRNGTGACRDNEDNGIFAVPTVPAKKPAYPTTVGQPRESPAKIFARMKQKAEIKLQQLQKQQQQKQQQQQQLQAATDPVSSTVDIRPEGYSLQGPGIAAVPMSGDEGDDEISQDTVQSPAETTESDATHTTLTPPVGLGLGKSKPDSAALDLKRLPHLKLPPNQEWRDILLESPRISIPRKQITIPQPRNEPESEKTGSQPKDSDTSAGQIHLHQWFIKKLNKKDVCVEGRRQDLNGQYWHSNVIAERLKSNTLKTITGSVYVLHGKMNMNATSTVFARSFLKKFQFGFPEKWKDYLQNYLEELKGAQPEQTSEQDHKPTCTEPASEAEPVKNKKQAKVTYPTRPSDKSVQQTSKRTQLLNNFQVTRSGRHVLPPMEYWRGQRCIIDTDLNVTVDEGRTNYLEESMRYIAKRDDKRKHTTRHKAKTDVEATRNEKKDPPKSKRTAVPETDESSEIDEDNEGKIGYASSFKPYSVILTPIRTASQLKDRCLNLNLRYANTSKPDSAATGKTLSRHQVDKQSDSQTDVSFTAVEPGSSSDDDEQVIQRKTKHRLRAGGRGAAERGKPPQKNTAASHTATGPASLFKSPTPTTSKLKDTDSKKQIKKATRSESEMSDSGTERTLRSMSKNRQEMITTPAPQTSRGSKDLGSQIRKNIPKKSQNVVQDSDAEIPRDFVSSMSAPHSRRQSKDIECLVQLKRNSRKTLQESETEMSASGTERNSRALKNNPTQLIRKKVLQDSQSEMSDSGTERALQLRSASRNSRHSNNIHSLMQLKKAKQISKVVQESESESDMNDFVPHRAVSSKFAPLSRKKSKRNTKSSQELETEMSDSDTEASSQTKSSSRNHRGPKDSDRPVRLVRTNNNSKVLPEAESVNSRLDRAVRSTSASLRSRDPPCTKRTQNVLQGSEVSESSQGEDAAAAAGSMSAPRSSKSVTDAELKSKKQSDGKPKSREQSCEKGNRNRAAGLRKGQHGATEGKSSLPVEARDKRWGGDDEDQFSAGAWTKKELEKLHNSVAALPKHRSGFWLDVSMAVGTRSAEECQRKYTEEHQPNKKKANSKKKDTGSKKEDSGKDPVKITARVGTLKRKKQLRLFLDQLPKDDHDDVFSASPLQSKRVKLPSLCGGQEDDVFQLTEVNPQTPSSARFPLVKTPQCLHISPGMLGSVNRNDNDRYVFNLQKQEKRGKLKTWANVRMQAGSNNFATPSRRRETMLSAEDENERSFVGKLLSKEDPKLSDESEDDYYFLLED; this is encoded by the exons ATGCTTGATCAAAAAGATTTACGTAATCTTATATCACTCAGCAACTCATTTATAAATTCCAACATGTTGATCACGCCTTCAAAGATCAATCAAAGGGCAGCAGCACTGCCCTATAAATCCATCCCATTAAGTAAAATCCCTCCAGGTGCTGAGACCCCTGTGAAAGAACTGTTGAGGATGGTAGTAAGAGAAGAAGAAAAAGCAAGCCCTGGGAAATTTTGGAAGCCAAATTGGGCTTTTCGGAAAGCACCACCGAATGGCGGAGTAAAACACAAGTTGCATTCCACCGTGCTGGATGGCTCTCTCAGCTCCAAGGAGTGTGGTGTATCATCTCCTGAGCTGAGCAGCATTGGAGCCGAGGACAACTTGACACTGTTGCATGGGAACAACTACGGCACCAACCACCAGAACATTATAggacaaaaaaagaaagtcttaAGTGTGGTGGGCTCCTCCAGACCTCACGAATCTCCTGCGAAAGTGTTTGAGAGGCTAAAGAGGCAAATGGAAGAGCGGGCTCAGGGTGTCCATTCAACGCCAGGCAAAGCCGAACAGCAGGGCCCCCGGTGGACCCCACGGAAGCAGGGAGGCCCCCAGGAGTCTCCTGGGAAACCAGGTGTCTGTCACACACCAGGGAAGGTGGGCCGGCCAGGTCTTCATCAGCCACCTGCCACGACCGTGGACATCAGGAGGTACCCAAAGGACATGCTGCAGACTACTGTCTTGCGCTCCTTACCCCACTGCAACAGGAACGGCACAGGGGCATGTAGAGACAACGAGGACAACGGCATCTTTGCAG TACCAACAGTGCCAGCTAAGAAACCAGCATATCCTACCACAGTGGGCCAGCCGAGGGAATCCCCGGCTAAGATTTTTGCACGCATGAAACaaaaagctgaaataaaactACAGCagctgcaaaaacaacaacaacagaaacagcagcagcagcagcagctacaaGCAGCCACGGATCCAGTTAGCAGCACAGTGGATATCAGGCCAGAAG GATATTCGCTTCAGGGCCCCGGGATTGCAGCAGTACCAATGAGTGGAGACGAGGGGGATGATGAAATCTCCCAGGATACAGTTCAGAGCCCGGCAGAAACCACTGAGAGCGATGCAACACACACCACTCTTACTCCCCCTGTTGGTTTGGGGCTTGGTAAAAGTAAACCAGATTCAGCAGCTTTGGACCTTAAGAGATTGCCCCACCTTAAGCTTCCCCCAAATCAGGAATGGCGTGATATCTTACTGGAGTCTCCGAGAATTTCCATCCCGAGAAAGCAGATTACCATACCACAGCCAAGGAACGAGCCAGAGAGTGAGAAGACTGGCAGCCAGCCGAAGGACTCGGATACATCG GCAGGGCAGATACACCTCCACCAGTGGTTTATCAAGAAACTTAACAAAAAAGACGTGTGTGTTGAGGGAAGGAGACA GGATTTAAATGGACAATACTGGCACAGCAATGTGATTGCAGAACGGTTGAAGAGCAACACGCTGAAGACCATTACTGGCAGCGTCTACGTCTTGCATGGGAAGATGAATATGAATGCCACTAGTACAG tgtttGCGAGATCGTTCTTGAAAAAGTTTCAGTTTGGCTTTCCTGAAAAGTGGAAGGATTATCTTCAGAACTACTTGGAAGAGCTTAAAGG AGCACAGCCGGAACAAACGTCTGAACAGGATCATAAACCAACATGCACTGAGCCTGCATCCGAGGCTGAACCAGTGAAGAACAAAAAGCAAGCTAAAGTCACATATCCAACAAGGCCTTCAGACAAAT CAGTGCAACAGACCTCAAAAAGGACACAGCTACTGAATAACTTTCAAGTTACCCGCAGCGGGAGGCACGTCTTGCCCCCGATGGAATACTGGAGAGGACAGAGATGCATAATCGATACGGACCTGAATGTGACAGTCGATGAAGGCCGCACAAATTATTTGGAGGAGAGTATGCGTTATATt GCCAAAAGAGATGATAAAAGGAAACACACCACTAGACACAAGGCAAAGACAGATGTTG AGGCGACCAGAAATGAGAAAAAGGACCCCCCTAAAAGTAAACGCACAGCTGTGCCCGAAACGGACGAGAGCTCTGAGATTGATGAAGATAATGAGGGCAAGATTGGTTATGCCTCTTCTTTCAAGCCTTACTCTGTGATATTGACACCCATCAGAACAGCCTCCCAGTTAAAAGACAGGTGCTTAAACCTCAACCTTAGGTATGCGAACACCAGCAAGCCTGACAGTGCAGCCACAGGTAAAACCTTGTCCAGGCATCAGGTCGATAAGCAGTCAGACAGCCAAACCGATGTGTCTTTTACAGCTGTGGAGCCAGGATCGTCCAGTGATGATGATGAGCAGGTCATTCAGAGGAAGACCAAGCACCGACTCAGGGCAGGCGGGAGAGGGGCAGCGGAGAGGGGCAAGCCGCCTCAGAAAAACACTGCTGCCAGCCACACAGCTACGGGCCCTGCCTCTCTCTTTAAGTCTCCTACACCTACCACCTCCAAGTTGAAGGATACAGAttctaagaaacaaataaaaaaggccACAAGATCGGAGAGCGAAATGAGCGACTCTGGCACAGAGCGTACCTTGCGCTCAATGTCAAAGAACAGGCAGGAAATGATCACCACCCCTGCTCCACAGACCAGCAGGGGTTCAAAGGACCTTGGTTCCCAAATACGAAAAAATATTCCCAAAAAGTCTCAGAATGTCGTGCAGGATTCTGACGCTGAAATACCCAGAGACTTTGTGAGCTCCATGTCAGCTCCACATAGCAGGCGGCAATCAAAGGATATTGAGTGTCTGGTGCAGCTCAAGAGAAACTCGAGGAAAACCTTGCAGGAGTCAGAGACGGAAATGAGTGCATCTGGGACAGAACGAAACAGCAGAGCTTTAAAGAACAATCCGACACAGCTAATTAGAAAAAAGGTTCTTCAGGACTCACAGAGTGAAATGAGTGACTCTGGCACAGAGCGTGCCTTGCAGCTTAGGTCTGCATCTCGAAACAGTAGACATTCAAATAATATTCATTCTCTAATGCAGCTAAAGAAAGCAAAGCAGATTTCTAAAGTTGTGCAGGAATCTGAGTCAGAGTCTGACATGAATGATTTTGTCCCACACCGTGCTGTGAGCTCCAAATTTGCTCCACTTAGCAGGAAGAAATCAAAGAGAAACACAAAGAGTTCTCAAGAACTGGAGACCGAAATGAGCGATTCCGACACAGAGGCCTCCTCGCAAACCAAGTCTTCCTCTCGCAACCATAGGGGCCCAAAGGACAGTGATCGTCCTGTTCGGCTTGTTAGgacaaataataattcaaaggTCCTGCCAGAGGCTGAATCGGTGAACTCTCGCCTAGACCGTGCTGTTCGCTCCACGTCAGCCTCACTTAGGAGCAGGGATCCACCGTGTACCAAAAGGACTCAGAATGTCCTGCAGGGATCTGAGGTTAGTGAATCTAGCCAAGGAgaggatgctgctgctgctgcaggctcCATGTCTGCTCCACGGAGCAGTAAAAGTGTAACAGACGCAGAGCTGAAGAGTAAAAAACAGAGTGATGGGAAACCCAAGTCCCGTGAACagagctgtgaaaaaggcaaCAGAAACAGGGCTGCAGGGCTGAGAAAGGGACAGCATGGAGCCACAGAAGGGAAGAGCTCCCTGCCCGTTGAGGCTAGAGATAAGAGATGGGGGGGAGATGATGAAGACCAATTCAGCGCAGGTGCCTGGACCAAGAAAGAACTTGAAAAGCTGCACAA CTCTGTTGCAGCTCTTCCGAAGCATCGGAGCGGATTCTGGCTGGATGTTTCCATGGCCGTCGGGACGCGATCGGCCGAGGAATGCCAAAGGAAATACACAGAGGAACATCAGCCGAACAAGAAGAAAGCGAACAGCAAAAAGAAGGACACCGGCAGCAAGAAGGAAGACTCAG GGAAGGATCCCGTCAAGATAACTGCACGTGTTGGAACACTGAAACGCAAGAAGCAGCTGCGGCTTTTCCTCGACCAGCTGCCGAAAGACGACCACGATGACGTCTTCAGCGCCTCTCCTTTACAGAGCAAGAGAGTAAAG